TTACCACCAATTCCAACAACGATTGGAATTCTGGCTTGGTTTATTTCAATAGCAGCATCAATCAGTTGTCTTTTTTCCTGTTTATTTAAGGTTGGTGATTCAGCTGTGGTTCCCATTAAAACAAGATAATCAGCGCCATTTTCTATCAGGTTTGTAATAATTTTGTTGAATGCGACAAAATCTATATCCAGTGATTTAGTAAATGGTGTGATAACTGCAACACCTAATCCTTTGAAAATCATTCTTCTTAGTTTTTATTAATTTGTTTTATAAACGACAACATGGTATTTGCATGTTCCTTAAAATCGAGGCTTCCTTTTGCGTCCACCATAAAATCATAATAGTCAGAATATCCTTCAAAATAAAATCCTACTTTCATGGAAGATCTACAAAGAGCACCAATGTAATGCAGTTGGAGGTGGTTTGCCAGAGACAAATTAATTAACATGTCGAATTTCTTATTACAGAAATTATTGAAAATATCTTTTTTTGGAATTTTCAGGAAATTCAAATCTTCATCTCGTAATGCAAAATGATTAAGTTCTTTCAGGTGATAATCGGAATCAATTTCCTTGGCAATATATTCTAAAGAGTAGACTTTTTTTCCATCTTTTTGAAGTTTTTCAATAAAATCTTCAACTTGAGATGCACCGGTTTTATTAACTCTTCTGTAGATGACTCCAACAATCTCGGCATCAGCGTAATTTATTCGCTGAGAAGTATTTTTTTGTTGGCGTTTACGTATTCGAATGATTAGTTTAGCAATTTTCTCTCTGAGTGTATTAGCAGACATGGCTGTATTAATCATTTAGTTGATTCCTCAGATCCAATAAAAATCCTTTGATGTTTTTGAGAGATTCGCTAAGGTAAATGTTTTTATCCAGGTTTTTTTTTCCGGCATTTAAATAGTTGCGTGCACCTGTAAGTGTATAGCCCTTTTCTTTTGTGAGAAAATAGATATTTTTAAGGATTTCGATATCAGCTGCAGTAAACATGCGTTTGCCGTTCCGGTTTTTCTTAGGCTTCACAAAAGCTGAAAATTCCTTTTCCCAGAATCGAATCAAGGAAGAGTTTACCTCCATCATTTCAGCTACTTCACTGATAGAATAATATAATTTGTCGAATTGGGTTGCTTTTTCCATTTTAATCAAGAGCCTGATTGGCTTGTTCAGCAAGCTGAAGAACTTTTTCGTATTCAGCTGGTGTTAAATCATTATGGAAAAAATAAACCGGATTTAATTTCTTTCCATTCAAAATAACCTCATAATGCAAATGCGGACCAGTAGAAAGCCCTGTATTTCCAATCACCCCAATTTTTTCACCTCTTTTTACTTTTTGCCCTCTGCGCACATTGAATTTATGCATATGTGCATACAATGTTTTATATCCAAATCCATGGGAGATTACCACTTTGTTACCATATCCTCTGCGTGAATATTCAACTTCGACTACCGTTCCATCACCTGTTGCATAAATATCGGTACCAATAGAACCTGAGAAATCCAAACCTTCATGAAACTTCATTACTTTGTATAAAGGATGTACACGCCAGCCAAAACCGGAAGCAATACGCACTTTTTTTTCTGTTTTAACTGGTTGTATGGCAGGAATTGAAGCTAGCATTTCCCCTTTTTTCTCAGCCATGATCTCCAGTTGATCGTAGGACTTTGAAAGTATATACAGTTTTTTCGATAGCTTATCAATTTGCTTTTGGGATTCTATTGCCAAATCAGAATTGGAATATCCTTCCAGATTGGCATATTTTTCAACCCCTCCATAACCGGCATCACGAATACTCTGAGGAATGGGCTCAGCTTCAAAAATATTTCGATAAATATTTTCATCGCGGTTTTCAAGTTCATCAACAATATTGTTTAGTGACTCAACCCGTTCTTTTTGCAACTTGTTTTGGAGTACGAGATATTCTATTTCCCGATTCTGAATTTTTTCTCGTGGAGTTTCAAAAAAGAATGAAACAATGAGGTAAAAACCAAAGGTGATGATAATGAAGGAAGAAATTATTCCTCCAAGTCGCATTATCCATTCAACCCTTGAGCGCTTGAATTTCTCAAAAGCTAAATTATCCGGATTGAATTTATATTTGATTTTTGCCATTCTGTAATAATACGACTTACTATTAATAAGGACAAAATTAACAATATATTATGATTCGCATAGAAATAATGTATTGAAAATATCCACCGATGAACAAATATGTTCCTTTAAGCAGTTTAGAATAAGAAACAAAGCTTAGGTCGCAGGTGGATTATTGTCTCTTCTGTTTTTTTCGGGTGGAGATATTTCCAGGATAAATCTACGATAGTAAGCCAATAATAAATATGTTATAGGCAAGGCTATTATTAATCCGAACAATCCTAAAAGCTTACCCCAAATGGTGATGGATAATAAAATCATTGCTGGATTAAAACCTGTAACACGCCCCATAATGGTTGGAATAAGCACCAAATCTTGAAAGGTTTGAACAATTGCAACGACCAGTGTTGCCAAGCCAGCCATCATCCAAAATCCGCCACTATGGTCAAGTGAGTATAGTGTAACAGAAAAAAAGATTGGAATATATCCAACAATTTGAAGGTAAGGTACCATATTTAAAACACCCATTCCCAAGCCAATCAAAATTCCCAGAGGGAGTCCGATAATACCAAAGCCTGTTGCGAACAAAATACCAACAGTTCCGGCAACTAATGCCTGATTTCGAAAATATCGATTCATGATATCTTCAAACTCATATACAAAACCAAGTACTTGTTTTTTAAATCGTTCAGGAATTAGCTCTTTCCATCCTTTTCGTATTCTTTCATAATACAAGAGTATAAATATCAAATA
This genomic window from Bacteroidota bacterium contains:
- a CDS encoding MerR family transcriptional regulator, coding for MEKATQFDKLYYSISEVAEMMEVNSSLIRFWEKEFSAFVKPKKNRNGKRMFTAADIEILKNIYFLTKEKGYTLTGARNYLNAGKKNLDKNIYLSESLKNIKGFLLDLRNQLND
- a CDS encoding M23 family metallopeptidase codes for the protein MAKIKYKFNPDNLAFEKFKRSRVEWIMRLGGIISSFIIITFGFYLIVSFFFETPREKIQNREIEYLVLQNKLQKERVESLNNIVDELENRDENIYRNIFEAEPIPQSIRDAGYGGVEKYANLEGYSNSDLAIESQKQIDKLSKKLYILSKSYDQLEIMAEKKGEMLASIPAIQPVKTEKKVRIASGFGWRVHPLYKVMKFHEGLDFSGSIGTDIYATGDGTVVEVEYSRRGYGNKVVISHGFGYKTLYAHMHKFNVRRGQKVKRGEKIGVIGNTGLSTGPHLHYEVILNGKKLNPVYFFHNDLTPAEYEKVLQLAEQANQALD
- a CDS encoding AI-2E family transporter, yielding MFDNTKPYTFDRVIRIAISAVIIYAAIYLLGYLSSVLIPFAIAVLLAYLINPLTNWLTKKLKIRIIAVILSLLAIAAVLVLASFLLFPLILKEFGHIWSLLQTLYNNLNTNGQLSEGLPNKINEILLNLWQTKEFQDVISSEGLFGAIMDIGKKFLPELINILGALWTFFTGLLGILIVLLYLIFILLYYERIRKGWKELIPERFKKQVLGFVYEFEDIMNRYFRNQALVAGTVGILFATGFGIIGLPLGILIGLGMGVLNMVPYLQIVGYIPIFFSVTLYSLDHSGGFWMMAGLATLVVAIVQTFQDLVLIPTIMGRVTGFNPAMILLSITIWGKLLGLFGLIIALPITYLLLAYYRRFILEISPPEKNRRDNNPPAT